The Oryza brachyantha chromosome 6, ObraRS2, whole genome shotgun sequence region TGCGAGAGTAGCAATCAATAAAGGTAACCAAATACTTCATTCCACTCATAGAAACCACAGGTGAAGTCCAAACATCTGAGTGAATTAGCATAAAGGGTAACATACTTCGAAGTCCTCTACTCACATATGATGTTCTTGTATGTTTCCCATACTTACAAGCATCACAAACTAATTTAGATTTATCCACTCTACTAAACTCTGATGGGAACATTTTTCTCATAATTTCAAAAGatatatgtactaatctatagTGCAAAAGTAATACTTTAGCCTCTTCTTCACTTGTGGAAGCCATCAAAGCTAGACACATGGCTTCATTAGTTCTTCCCTGATCCAAGTACCAAAGTCCATCACGCCTGACGCCAATCCCAAGTTTCTTCCATGTTTTCCTCTCCTGAATTAAACAATTCTCACGATCAAGGGAGACCCGACAATCCATATGATCAACTAGAGAACTTATTGAAACTAGATTCACTGGAAAGGAGGGTACATGTAACACTGATGATAAAGTGATTGAAGGAGTACACTGCACAATACCCTCTCCCTTAACTGGGCATAATGTTCCATCAGCAGTTTGAATAGTTTCTTTACGTGCAAAAGGGTATGGTTTATATGATGCAAATTCCCCACACATGCCCGTCACATGTCTAGATGCACCAGAGTCTAGTATCCAATTTGAATGAGAACTATTGATAGACATAAATGCTTGATTTGAGTTACCTGAGGTggaatgaacaaagttggcaACATCAACATTTGTAGGTTTAAAAGAACCCTCTTCTGCAGTGACCACATTAGCTTTTTGATCGCCCCTGTACTCATAGCCTCTACCTCGGTTACCTCTACTTTCATATCCTCTTCCACCTCTTGCTCCCTCTCTATCACcacttcttcctcttccataACTAGGCTTACGAGGAGCACGACAATCACGCATAAGATGCCCCATTTCACCACAATTAAAGTACTCTCTAGTCTCTTTACCTTGTACAATTGCATAAGTGGGACTTGGTGAAGGTGATGTGGTACTAGGCAATATCTTCTTCTTAAGTTCCTCTTGTGCCATAGCTGCAATAGCCTCATCTAAGGTAGGAAGGGTAGTTTGGTGAAACATTGCATCTCTTCTTCCTTCGAACTCTGGGTTTAGGCCCTTCAAGAATTCAATGACTCTTGTGCGCTCTAcccattttttcatttttgctaTGCAACTAGAGTGCTCCAAACCAAGAGGATCATAATGGTCTAAATCAGACCACAAACTCTTCAATTCTGCAACATATTCTGCCACAGAGCGCTCCCCTTGTCTCAAAGCACTTCTCTTCTCCTGTGCATCCACCATTAGCATCACATTACCTTCTCCTGAGTATAGGTTAGCGAGAGTTTTCCACATCTCACTCGCACTAGAGACTGTCTCAACAGTTGTAGCAATAGCAAGGATTAGTGAAGTCAATAACCATGCTACCACCAGAGAGTTGGTAGTACTCCAAGTCTTCCATTCTACACTTGTGCTCTCAGGTTCTTTCACTTCTCCTGTGACATATCCTTCTTACCCTTTTGTCTTTAAAATCAACAAAGCTCTCCTTGACCAactcaaataatttttgacACCCTCCAACTTAATATCATTCTGCACCAGCTTAATTTTTTGTACTGATTCGCCACGAGGAACAGCTGCATTGCTTGTACTAGGGGTTTCACTAAGTTTCTTTGCAAGCATATCTACCAATTTACCCATCACCTGTTCAAGCCCTTGATTTTCAGCCATTTTAAGCAAGTAGCAGAGATAAGAACCACACTGACTGCCTCAGTTTGAGAAAGAAAACACAGCAGCAGCCACCAAACAGCAGATAAATTCCACACAAGGATCCAATAGAATCTTCTCCTTTATCACTTAGATGCCCCTCCTCAGATGTACTCTAGTGTTGGCAGCAATAGAGATAAGAATCTCACCGAACGACAAGCAGCAAGCTCTGCCTCGGCAAGCAGtagctcttcctcctcttccccacGAACAGcagctcttcctcctcttcaccACGAACAGCAAGCAACAGCTCTGCCTCCCCTTCAGCCAGGAAGCAGCAGCTGTGCCACCTCTCCTCACGCTGCCTCGCCTGCTTCCGCCGGCCCCAAGCAAGTCGTCGCCTTTCCCTGCCTCGCCTCTGCTCGGACCAGCCCCGAGCCGCGTCaccctggccgccgccgccagcgcctcCTGCTACACGAGCTTGCTAGGGTTTCAACCtgagctctgataccatgagGAGTTACGGGAAgcttcttctctttctctaTTGCTCATTCAGCTATACATATACAAGAGGCATACATGGACCCCTTTTGGGCCtagaaacacacacacatgtacaCAGCCCAACAGTATACATACATGATACATACACACGGCACTCCCAAACTAACTTGACAACAGTTGGTACATTCAGTCCACCAATTTTATGAAAGTACTCTCTATTTTCCTAACACTAATTTATACGTCATGCTCCAGTGTTTtcacacaaaatatattaaaagttgttgatggtcaAAGGTTTGATAGTTTGACATTAATCTTGCCCAAAACGTTAAAAGAATTATAGAACCTGAAGAgtacctcatatattattttcttattaattttggtattttaGTGAAATCACTTGAGGGAGTCATTGTTTgatggcatatttgcaaattaaaaataatttgtgaacaaaACTGTGGAATACATGTACTAGGAGTATCCATAgactatatgtatacatacagtcgtagggGTACCAAATATGAAGGAGATTATatatggtatcaaccggagtttggttacagctggattgcatgccgcctatgccggatccgagttgtaaccgaatgGGAGGGCTAGACGGACGGTATATTTAGAtcggctatcttctagttgatctgcccacaatccaatacaatcaccaagcaggagtagggtattatctcactagtcgagagcctgaacctgggtaaccctgtgtcttcatcctaaccatcgatctttacgcctcgctagccaccccatatatattgccgacatccaaatTGTCGACaaaagcttttatatatgtgttcttagcaatctaaaaaagCAAAGAccataaataaattgtgatgaaaaaacctcaaagtcaacttcaaatttaaagttaaaaattcaaatttaaagacgAGGGTGTAATTTATTAACTTTGTTTTAGAAAGAGTCTTCGTCTAAATTTTAGTATGGTGGGAGTACCAGATGTTTGGTTAATCACTTAATTGAATTGCTTATGCCAATAATTTAATGAAGTTAAATAGTCTTGGCAGGAGAAgagccagcagcagcacgtcCGACCTCTGAACCCTCAAGTCTGGACAGTACGTGGTAGACGTGCGGCGACGTCACGCAGAGGTCGCAATAACATAAGTAAATACTAAAAGAAGGAAACAAAAAGAAGcttatatactaatatcagGATTAACTTCTACACTAAGTATTTGACTGACACCTATTGCGCTGAGAGTTTATGTATTTGACTGACACCTATTCGCTGAGAGTTTATGGCTCGTTCGCAAGTGATTGTGACCACCAGTCACGTGAGCACCACAAGAAAgctattaatatatgattaattaagtattaactattataaacttaaaaatagattaatttgaattttttaaataactttcatataaattctTTGGTAAAAActcaccgtttagcagttcggaagtgggcaaaaaaaaaatttgtgtggTTGGTTAGTTGAGAACGCGCCCTTAGAGTAGAATGAGTATCggattttatcataaatatgtTACATGTAAGTGTGTGCGCTTCGGCTAGTTAAGAACACgaacatgtttatatttgtgaGTAGCTGGAACTTAGCTCCACAAAGGTCACACAAGCTTCGAACATTTTTGACAGCCGTAGACGTTAGTGATGCTTAACTTTACAATCAACGCTACAACTGCGCCTCATCCggaataataatttaaaaaaaaaaaaagaggatggGCGCATCGGTCACCCGTGCCGTGGCGTGAATGCGTACGTGAATACACGTTCTCACTAGAAGATTATTAGTGTAGCAGCCCTGTCTATCTTAAATCGCATATCTACTCTCTCTTTGACACGTAATTAATGGCCTTTGCCGTTCTAGTTTATCGGTGATTATTATATGCAAAGagattagtaattaattaataatatatgggCCGCCACAGATGGTTCATCCGCACTACTGCCATGATCAGTTAGTTGAACTAATCACAATTGGAAATAAGGAGACCAGAAGAGTAGCAGCAAATTAATATTCGTAACGTGACGTGCTGATGGTATACTACTTGATAGGCATAGCCCCCTGTACGGGGAAGGGTTCGACGACAAACTAATCTTTGGACGATGGGAGGAGATCGGTAACTAATTAACCACGTTTCCCTTTCCGTTAATACTAGAGCATTTTGCTGTTTTGTTCGTCAGAGGAAAACTTTTAAGTGTTATATTAGACGTTTGACTGGATCTATCGGAAGAGCCcttttagacacgaatgaaaaaaacgaattttctCTCGTGCTAATTCCtttcaacaaaaaagaatttcataaaaacaatagacgaatcttttgagcttaattaatccatcataggttaccgtagcacttatggttaaacatggactaattagttttttatctcaatttaaatatccaaagattcgatgcgatgttttttaaaaaatcgtcTTTATTTGATGAAACAGTTAAATTACATTTCCGCGTGGTAATCTTCTTGGGTTTGggttataacctaaaatttaaatttttaactttaaatttaaagttaattttaagatttttcatcaaagtttatttttcagctttgactTTTACGTAGCtatggacacatatataaaaattttattcacgtGTTATTTTCGTTcgtcagttttttttctgccAAACAGTCTCCAGATCTAGGATGCACAACGTCAATCCAATGGCACAATCATGGGCGGTACGAATCTACTGCATATCTTTGCAAG contains the following coding sequences:
- the LOC121054767 gene encoding uncharacterized protein LOC121054767, with product MWKTLANLYSGEGNVMLMVDAQEKRSALRQGERSVAEYVAELKSLWSDLDHYDPLGLEHSSCIAKMKKWVERTRVIEFLKGLNPEFEGRRDAMFHQTTLPTLDEAIAAMAQEELKKKILPSTTSPSPSPTYAIVQGKETREYFNCGEMGHLMRDCRAPRKPSYGRGRSGDREGARGGRGYESRGNRGRGYEYRGDQKANVVTAEEGSFKPTNVDVANFVHSTSGEENMEETWDWRQA